gggctgccagctctaggaagagtctttgtggttccaaacttcttccatttaagaatgatggaggccactgtgttcttggggaccttcaatgctgcagaaatgttttggtacacttccccgatctgtgcctcgacacaatcctgtctcagagctctacggacaattcctcatggcttggtttttgctctgacatgcactgtcaactgtgggaccttatatagacaagggtgtgcctttccaaatcatgtccaatcaattgaatttaccacatttggactccaatcaagttgtagaaacatctcaaggatgataaatggaaacaggatgcacctaagctcaatttcaagtctcatagcaaagggtctgaatacttatgtaaatgaggtatttccgttttatttttattacatttgccaatttctaaaaacctgttttcgctttgtcattgaggtattgtgtgtagattgatgagagatatatttaatcaattttagaataaggctaacgtaacaaaatgtgaaaaatgtcgaggtctgaatactttccgaatgcactgtactagtATTACACACTCACTTCTGCGGTATGCGATTTACATTACTTAACTTTTTAGAGATCTTGAGTTTTGATTGAGTCTATTTGAACGAACATTCCATTTGACCAATTCAGTCAAATTTGAAACTGTCAGTTCCCTCAAATGACATCTTTACATTTTGTTTTCCTACTTATGTGAAGATTAAGAACTGTTTGGAACAAGTTAAATTAGTAATATAGTTTATGGAAAAATATGACTAATTAAAGTAGGTAGTTGAAGTACAGTTTTCGATCCAACCAGGTTTGTGTACCCGAGTAATTTTCACAAAATTAGTTCTCCAGCATGCACCCAGGCTGAAGACTTAGCTTTAATACATCTTACTTCCCCTAATTCCCTACCTCCTAACGTACGTTTTTGTTATACCATGAAAGGAAACGTGTCATGAAATTCAAGTTCCAGTGGTTTTGAGGTACAGTTATTGAAATGCTCAATAGGATCTTTGTATCATGAGAACAGCATATACACACATTTACTAATCCTAACTTACCTTTTTACAAGAGCCTTCATGATGCATTTATTAATAAATTACCTTCTATTTAACAAATATATTTAGCGTTTTCATGAGAAATGTCCAGGATTGTGAGAACTAGAAACGGAGAATTCAGAGACCAAAAATACTGATTACGAAATACGTTGTGACACACTTTAATGGACAATATGGAGAGTTCAGTAACACTTAGGTGACACGTTTCTTCAAACTCCAGGAAACGATAGCATGTACCATTATCTAATTTGTGGTCCCACTATAACATTGACAATTATAGTCAGCCTGTATTTGAAAAATATTCATAAAAATAATGACATATGTTACATTATTATCCCTCGCTTAAATAACACGATGAAAGTGGGTTGAATCCACACAACCTACATTCACAAGCACTTCAACAGAAAGAAGTTGCAGAAAGCTCCCCGTGGACAGTCGCACATTTTGCCGATTCGAGCGCCTTTCCTCACCGCGCAATGCTCCCCCACGTCGCACTGAAAAAGGTTAATGTCACATTGTTAAATTAAAACAATGAGGATAGTGTAGGTTACAATATCATCCTGTAAATCGTTTCGAAACACCCCGCATTTATGAAATAATCCAATGACATGTTAGGAACTTCCAATAGCATAAGTCTACTTACATTAAGGACACTTGaccataataaaataaaaacaatcttGTCATTCTGCATTTAGTAATTATTCGTCATATACAAAATTAATACATTCTCTGAACAAAGAGGGTAAAATCTTACCGTGGGAACTTGTCCAAATTTCTTTTCCCATGGATTAATTCTTTTGGTCTGCAGTTTTTTGAGAACTTCGTGTAGAGCTCCAAGCTGTGGAAACAGTAGGAAATACACAATTAAAATATTACATCACTTCAAGCTCTGACCGTTATGTCTTGTCATTGTGTAGCATTACTACAATTCCTTGAGCTTATATTCATATTTTGACCCAAAAATCTAAAACACCATTCATGGTCTCTCGAACAATGtgctttttattttgtatttagcataatttagcctactctaTTTCTCGAGGTAGTGGAATCTAAATTCCAAAAGCTGCTCGCGGACTTAAGTATTCATGCATACAGTTTACAGACAATATAGCTAGACTTACAAGACGTTTTTCGTTCGTTAGATTCGGATTTCTTGGATAGAAGTCGTGAATGTTTCTCGTTTCCAAATCCACTTCCATTT
The sequence above is a segment of the Coregonus clupeaformis isolate EN_2021a chromosome 19, ASM2061545v1, whole genome shotgun sequence genome. Coding sequences within it:
- the cart2 gene encoding cocaine- and amphetamine-regulated transcript 2; its protein translation is MESSKLWTRAVVCTALLSILCGAETSDSEMEVDLETRNIHDFYPRNPNLTNEKRLLGALHEVLKKLQTKRINPWEKKFGQVPTCDVGEHCAVRKGARIGKMCDCPRGAFCNFFLLKCL